GGACCATTTCAATATTGCGATAATCAACGCCCAATTTTGCACATAAGTGTAGAGAACGGTTGTCCCAAACCTGATGCGCCCGGCAAATTCTGCAAGTGAAAGCAGGTATAGAACGCGGCTCCCCAAGAGCCGCTGTAAGATACGCCCAACGCCTTTCTCCCTGGCACGTGGATAAATCGAATCGATTTCATAACCGAGCGCGACGAGTTCGGCACCTCCCCAGAACATATTGGATGGCGTGTTTGGCGTCCCCCAAAGCTTCGGGTCGCGCTGCGCGGACCAAAGCATGAGGATGCGCGGTCTTACTGGTCGTTTACCCATGGGAAATCCTGTTTGTGCCGGCTGAAATCGTTCCGCGCAAAAGGCCCAGCGACAGCGCTAATTCATAAAAACCAGCATGTTCTCGCCGCGCTGGCGCAGATGAACCGATCGCTGGGCAATGGAGTTGAGAAAATTAGCGCTGGTACCTTCTTTGATCCAGTCGTGAAGCTCAATAATGATCAGCTGCGTACTGTCGATCCAATCGATGTTAGACTGAAAAAGTGCCGCCTCGGCACCTTCAATGTCGATCTTGGCAATCAGAATTTCTTCCGCTCCAGCCATCGCCATCAGATTTCCTATCGTGAAGGCCTCCACGGAATCGCTGGAAGATTGGTGTTTGGAATCGGCGCTTACTTGGAACGACCAGAAGTCGGCGTCCGGATTTTCGATGCTGAGTTTGGTGGTCTCGTTCCAGACCGCTCCGAGCACAGGCAGAATGTTTGGATAGCCAGCCGTGTTCGCCTTCAACAGAGCGAAGTTCGGCTTCGACGGTTCCACAGCTACAACCATGGCCTTCGGAAACATGTTTGCGAACCAAACGGAACTCAAGCCGATATTCGCGCCACAATCGAGAATAAGCGGCGTCTTACCTTCCTCAAGCATTCTCTCATAGTGCGCCTTCACCGCCTTAAAGCGGCTAATCTTGTTCAGATCGTACGACTGCTCTGTAAATATCTGACGGAACGTGGGCACGTCACTGGTACCCGGTCGAAGATGCACTGCCCCCTTGATTCCAGGTAGCGTCAGCGTGGTGATTTTGCCGGGTCGGTTTCGCTCCAGATGAAATCGGACTTCGGACAACACCCCCGGCATCAGCCCGACACGACGACCGAGTACCACGCCTCGATAGAAAGCACGGAGCAGCGAAAAGCGTTCCGGACGACTGTACGGGTTCACGAGATTACCTCCTCCTTGTTACGGCCGCTTCGATGCGCGGTGTCAAAGACTTCCACATGCAACGTCGGCCAGCCGTCAAAGCACCGTCCCACGGACAGCCCTCGATATCTTAACTCGGACAGTGCCGCGACATTGGCAACGGTGCCGACCGCCCAAAATGATCAAGCAGCGAAGCTGCCGCAGTATCTAGCGGTGACGGGCCTGTGGCAACGGGAGTTGCTTAAGCAGGCCCTTGACGATTTCGGTGTACCCCACGGCGCTCTTTTTGGGATCGAAAAGCTGGCCGGCGACAATCGGGCCGCGCTGGCGGTACGAAGCCATTCTGGCGCGGTCGGAGAGGAGCTCGACGATTCGCATACTCATAGCCACATAATCCCGCCCCGGTACGACAACACCGCAATCATGGCCTCCCAAAATCTCCCGCACGGAACAGACATCGAAAGAAACGACGGGCGCGCCGCATGCAAGGCCTTCGATCACGCAACGCGGTAGGCCTTCGCGCTGCGAGGCAAGGATCACGACATCTGCAACCCGATACCAATCCGCGATCCGCCGACTGTAACCGACGAACCTGATGTTATCGGCGACTCCCAAGGCGATGCTCTCCTGAACACAGGTCGCGGCGTAGTCATCGTGTTCCGGATCAAAATCTCCCACCATATAAACGAGCGCGTCCGGTCTTTGCTGCCGCAGAACGGGAAGCGCTGATCGGATGAATACAAGCTGCGCCTTCTTGGTGTCGAAGCGGCCGACATACACCAGCGCCGGCTTGCCGGATGCAACTCCAAGCTCGGAACGCAGTTTCTCGCGATCTTCCTCACCGATCGGAAAATAGATGGCCTTGTCGACGATACTATAGAGATAGGCGAACTTTGCCGCATTTCGTGGCGTGTCGGATGTCGGCCGCAGCATCATGCGGTAGTGCTCGATCATCTCCTGCGAGAGCACGAGGAACCGGTCGCACAGTGCCAAGCAGGCGCGCCACAGCGGCACCGTTCGCGCGCCTTCCCGCATGGTGTCGCGCACGTTGAAGACGATGCGCGCCCCTGCGAGCTTCGCGCCGAGCGCCGTATTCCAGAACGCCCGATGATCATTGAGGTGAACGATTGATGCGCCTGTACCAACGACCAGAAAATACATGCGCACGTTGTTGGCGAGGCGATGATAGATCTGAGATAGCCGATACAGCGTCCGTGATCCGGATTCAAGATATTGCGCTTCAGTCATTGACCAGAGACGGACCCTTGCGTGCTCCGCCCAAGCTATCTGCGCGTCAGATTCAAGATTTGTAACGACCTCCTTGGAGATCGATGTTGTATTCCTGATGATTTCTGAAATGCTCTGAATTCCGCCGTCCGCCTGACTCCCAATCTGATGAATCACAAAAATAACCTTCGGCCCGCCAGCCGTGGCGTGGTCGATACCCGAAGAGGTGTTTGCGATTGTGTCAACCATGGTTCGATGTCACGTTTTCCGGATCATCCGGGCCCTATTCCGTATAACCGAAGCGACCGCAATGTCTAACGCTGATAACATCGGGCTCTCAGCCGATGACCGTCATGGGGCGCCTCTTCCGGACGATCTTCCCGCGGACCAAGACTGAGGTGCCCACCTCCGCCCAAGATTGATCGGGTCCGGAAATCGCCATGCCACGGACCGGCCGAGCGTTCGCTCATCTTCCAGCCGGAAAATCCCCAGCAAGTAGCAAAGCATGCCGAGCATCAGGATGTCCCGGACGGTGTTGGCGAACGAACCCGAGTCGCCGCGAAAATTCATCACGACCCAGGTCGAAAACACGAGCACCACCGGCGACTGCGGATGCCGCCATACAAGGTCCGAAAGCCAGCGATGGAATGCTCCGAAAAGAAGGAATATCACGACAACACCCGGAAGATAGAAATTCCAATACGCCTCGGTGGCCGCACCGACCGGGATTCCCCAATAAACGTCAGTGCCGAACTGCTCGATAGGCCTTCCGGCAAAATTGACCCACATATTGTATGCGCCGGCGGCGTGTGGCTTGCCATGCCAAAGCGTCCGAGGAATCCAGAACGAAATGGCGCCAAGGTAGCTGCGCCCCCAAAGCAACGTTTGATTCTCCGCCGCAAACGCGGCGAGGTCGCCCTCTTGATTGCTGCGCGCTTCGAATTCCGCATGGGCGCGATTTAGAGTATCCGAGAGCCTCGATATCTTAAAAACGGACGTATCGATGGATCGGCTTCCCCAGTCCATGCGAATGGCGCCAAAAATCCCGAACACCAGCAAGGCAAGTACAGCGAGCGCGGCGGTCGGCAGAACGAGCGGCCGGCCTTTCCGCTTCCACCACAGGAGCAGGAGCACAACGAGCCCGGAAATAAGGCTTGAACGGGAGCCAGTGATCACGATCGTCGTGAAAGCGGAAGCTGCCACCGCCACGAGCCACAATGTATTGTTGAATGGCCTGCGTAGATACACGAACCAAACGATCACGATGATCATTGAAAATTTGGCGATCACGAGGAATTGGCCCTGGCCCTGGAGTAGGAAAGACCGGCCAGAGCGCATTGCCACGAGATAACTTGTGAGACCGCCTCCGAAGAGCTGAATGAAGAGCAACCCCACGCCGATGCACAGAGCGGTCGCAATGGCACAGGTTGTCGAAAGGTGGCGTGGAGGATGCAACCTGAGCGACGGTGCTTTGAAGAAATTCAGAGTGAAATATCCCATATAATAGCATAGGAGCGCCAATATCTGGACGGTCTCATACCAGAACCGCGTAGCAGCCAGATCGCCAAGGCCCATCCTTAGCGAGAAAGCCGGACTCGTGGTCGGAACCGTGTAGTCCACAAGCGGCGCCTCTAGTGGAAAAATCAGGTTTAGCGGCGTCTTTAACGCGTCCTCGGCAATTGCCATGATTGTCGGCAATAACAGCGGATGAAGGAAACCGTACTCCCGCCGATAGAACAATAAAGGCCAACTGATAAGAAGCACGTGGACAGACGTCAGCAGGAAGCGCGGAAAGAGCAAGATATCCGTATGCGGCATGAACATCGCCGCGATGATCGGAAAAAAGATATGATAGCACACTAGGTACAGGACGATCAGCAAACGCCACAACGAAGGGATTGTCAGGAACGGTGACTTTATAAATGTTGCCGCCTTCGAGTTCATCGCTCACATTCCTCGATGAATCGTGTACTTCGTCGTCCAGAGACGGCATGGGAGCGCTCTCCACTGCCCGCTAGACCGATCGCTTGTCAGGCAGCGGGTTAACCGATGTCTCTCGTTGATCTCAGTCATTGTGGGAACCGCCTGCATCCGGACATTCCGGCTGGGGTGTGGTTTCTTGAGGAATCCGATTGGCAACGCAAAACCTGCTCCAGAAGTCCCGCCGTAACAAATCCAACTTGCCAGGCGCATAAGCGGCGGCCGTTGCGTGATTTTCGGCCGCGAGCCGGATGCGTATGTTTTTATCACGAAGCCGAAGCATTTGCGCGGCAAGGTGCTTCGTGTCGCCTGGATCGTGCCGCCATTCATCGGAAACAAGCTCGTTCGTACCTCCCGCACTGGATGCCAGCGCAGGTGCGGCACGGCTCATTGCCTCTATGAGCGCGCGCGGCAACCCTTCCTGAAAGCTCGTCTGCACATAAACGTCGATATCATCGATCCACGAGAAGAGCTTCTCCCCGTGCGGCAGGACGCCCCGGAAAAGGACACGATTCCCGACACCGAGCCGTGCCGCCAAGGCCTGCAGGTCATTGGTATTGCCGGAACCAACTATTTCGAGTCGAAGGTTGTCCGCTTCTTGGCTGGCGAGGGCGAGTGCGCGGATGGCAATATCAACGCGCTTTTCGTTGTGAAACATGGCGGCGATCATGCCGAAGGTCAGTCGCTCGGTATCGTGGCTCAGCGCCGATAGGCGTCGCCTCAGGACGTTGGGATCGTGAGGCAAAATCTGAACATCCGAGACACCGAGTTGCTTGCCCCGGGCCGGATAGCGGGATTGGAGAAAGTCCTGCGTTACATAAACCGTCCACTCACTTTGGGCCACCGACATTTGCATGCGCCTAAACGCCAGAGGCGCATAGGTCCGTGCAACAACAGACCCATGGCTCATTAGTCCATCCCAGACGCAAGCGACAACCTCGACAATCAGAGGCTTGCGTTGCCTTCTTGCGATCTCGGCTGCGAGAAGACCGATCTCGCTCGGAAGGCGGACCACGACGACATCCGCATCTGCCACCGCCTTTTCGAGGCGCTGGCGAGCGTGTGAGTCACCGAAAAGAAGAGCGCCTAGCGAAGACAGATTTGGAAGCGAGACAAAGCGTGTTCTGTCAGAAAAAAGAACGTTGAGCCGCCCCGACAGTTCAGGAACCAATCGCTGCTCGCGTCCCGCGATGCGCATCTCTCCGAATGCCTGTTCGTAACGAGCAACGATTTGGGCGCTATACTGGCCGCGCGAACAAACATTGCCGCTCGCATCGATGACAAAGCGGTGATCATGACAAAATAGAACACTCATGCCGGCGCCGATCCGAATATGAGGTTCATGTATTTCGGTGCAAGCTTTTCCACGCTGAATTCCATTCCGCGCGCGACAAGCTCATCTCGCTCCACGGTGTCATCGAGCGCGGTGCAGATGGCGTCCGCAAACGCGGCCACGTCGCCCACGGGGACGAGTCTGCCGTACTTACCGTCCGCGAGTATTTCTGCCGGTCCGCTCGGACAGTTCGTCGAGACCACGGGCGTGCCGCAGGCAAGGGACTCCGCCACGACGTTGGCGAAGCCTTCCCAACGCGACGACAACACAAGCAGATTGGCGCGCTTCATCAATGAATAGGGATTTTCGACGAACCCGGCGAAGTCCACGGATGTGGTTATGTGGAGTTCGTCCGCGAGTTGCTCGAGATTCGCCCGCTCCTCGCCGTCTCCCATGACGATGAGTCGAACGGGGCGATGCTCCAGGACGCATGCCACAGCCCGCAGCATAGTCGGATAATCCTTTTGCCGAGCAAGCCGTCCAGCAGCCAGCAGAACCGGAACCGCGCCGCCAAGCCAGGGATGCGTCGGCTCCTCCGAAAGCTTCTCGGAAAATCCTGGAGCGATCACGGGGTTGTTAATGACTGGAATCGTGCCGGCACGCCGGCCGAGTAATTTCTCGAGCGCCGCCGTCACCCCCGCCGATATGCCAACGACGCCGTTCGCCTGGCGATAAAGCAGCTTGATCACAACAGGCCAGAAGCGGTCGAGCAGATCGCGGCCATGGCGGGCCACTTCAATGGGATGATTCTGAACACTGATGAACACTTTCGATTTCCAGCCGAGGAGGCGTTTTCCGATGAGCGCCACAACATCACAGGGCACGAGCGCCGACAGAAGAGCATCTGGTTCCTCTTTTCGCATATAGTCGCGCATCGGCCATAACATCTTTCGATAGCGAGTAACGCCAAGGTCGATGATGCGCACGTCCGGACTGATATCGGCCAGATATGGGCCCTGCCGGCGACCCAACACCAAATCGACCTTCGTTCCACCGGCCACGATGTAGTTGGCGATGGCAATCATCGCCCGTTCCGCGCCACCACCGCTGGCGGATGTAAGAAAGAATGCAATTCTCAACTGCTGCACTCCATACGCGTCGTTTGGCTTACATGACCGGTCGTCGCCAGGAGACCACGGGAGCCCAATACATCCCTATATGTCCTATCAATTTCGTTGAACATGCGCTCGGCCGTGAACAGCATCTCAAATCGCTTCCTGCCGTTAATGCCTAGTTGGCGCACGTTCATCTTTGAAAGCCTTAACACGCCCTCAAT
Above is a window of Rhizomicrobium sp. DNA encoding:
- a CDS encoding FkbM family methyltransferase — translated: MNPYSRPERFSLLRAFYRGVVLGRRVGLMPGVLSEVRFHLERNRPGKITTLTLPGIKGAVHLRPGTSDVPTFRQIFTEQSYDLNKISRFKAVKAHYERMLEEGKTPLILDCGANIGLSSVWFANMFPKAMVVAVEPSKPNFALLKANTAGYPNILPVLGAVWNETTKLSIENPDADFWSFQVSADSKHQSSSDSVEAFTIGNLMAMAGAEEILIAKIDIEGAEAALFQSNIDWIDSTQLIIIELHDWIKEGTSANFLNSIAQRSVHLRQRGENMLVFMN
- a CDS encoding glycosyltransferase family 4 protein, with product MVDTIANTSSGIDHATAGGPKVIFVIHQIGSQADGGIQSISEIIRNTTSISKEVVTNLESDAQIAWAEHARVRLWSMTEAQYLESGSRTLYRLSQIYHRLANNVRMYFLVVGTGASIVHLNDHRAFWNTALGAKLAGARIVFNVRDTMREGARTVPLWRACLALCDRFLVLSQEMIEHYRMMLRPTSDTPRNAAKFAYLYSIVDKAIYFPIGEEDREKLRSELGVASGKPALVYVGRFDTKKAQLVFIRSALPVLRQQRPDALVYMVGDFDPEHDDYAATCVQESIALGVADNIRFVGYSRRIADWYRVADVVILASQREGLPRCVIEGLACGAPVVSFDVCSVREILGGHDCGVVVPGRDYVAMSMRIVELLSDRARMASYRQRGPIVAGQLFDPKKSAVGYTEIVKGLLKQLPLPQARHR
- a CDS encoding glycosyltransferase, which codes for MSVLFCHDHRFVIDASGNVCSRGQYSAQIVARYEQAFGEMRIAGREQRLVPELSGRLNVLFSDRTRFVSLPNLSSLGALLFGDSHARQRLEKAVADADVVVVRLPSEIGLLAAEIARRQRKPLIVEVVACVWDGLMSHGSVVARTYAPLAFRRMQMSVAQSEWTVYVTQDFLQSRYPARGKQLGVSDVQILPHDPNVLRRRLSALSHDTERLTFGMIAAMFHNEKRVDIAIRALALASQEADNLRLEIVGSGNTNDLQALAARLGVGNRVLFRGVLPHGEKLFSWIDDIDVYVQTSFQEGLPRALIEAMSRAAPALASSAGGTNELVSDEWRHDPGDTKHLAAQMLRLRDKNIRIRLAAENHATAAAYAPGKLDLLRRDFWSRFCVANRIPQETTPQPECPDAGGSHND
- a CDS encoding glycosyltransferase, which produces MQQLRIAFFLTSASGGGAERAMIAIANYIVAGGTKVDLVLGRRQGPYLADISPDVRIIDLGVTRYRKMLWPMRDYMRKEEPDALLSALVPCDVVALIGKRLLGWKSKVFISVQNHPIEVARHGRDLLDRFWPVVIKLLYRQANGVVGISAGVTAALEKLLGRRAGTIPVINNPVIAPGFSEKLSEEPTHPWLGGAVPVLLAAGRLARQKDYPTMLRAVACVLEHRPVRLIVMGDGEERANLEQLADELHITTSVDFAGFVENPYSLMKRANLLVLSSRWEGFANVVAESLACGTPVVSTNCPSGPAEILADGKYGRLVPVGDVAAFADAICTALDDTVERDELVARGMEFSVEKLAPKYMNLIFGSAPA